A genomic window from Plasmodium chabaudi chabaudi strain AS genome assembly, chromosome: 8 includes:
- a CDS encoding ribosomal RNA methyltransferase, putative has protein sequence MGKLSKDRRDIYYRKAKENGYRARSSYKLIQINDKFEIFKLFNPSNYNNNDIGVVVNKYNDEFCYNIVDLCAAPGSWSQVLKNICLYNYYNMLYFINKNNNMNSELDTLEHEEFVKNFSLYINFNDTLEKKIDKFLKNNNHQIKEPKLVAVDLQEIGNMNYINIIQGDITKMSTINQILKCMNGDEKEVKPFPDTPKHGCNDESDIKYNKIENNLLNKEKDEKKFAYAHAVVSDGAPDITGMNDIDEFIQSQLILSSLKVCCSVLKVGGNFISKIFRGEYTGLLIFHLNKFFEKIYVCKPQSSRNKSLESFLVCLNFGLPKSAITSLFTNTNELCYDCKNENELRNVHIESINGKDQDCEDCQEDKLDSDLDSPENEKGNNINITNNVTKKNLDIFNFYCSDSDEDIKYFNSDEEENVNNYISSNFSSNNKLFSFVATQNYYDSDKSYLLPQNYIRHEPQIMPLQPPYLLSLQNRRKETKKV, from the coding sequence atgggaAAACTAAGCAAAGATCGTCGAGACATTTATTACAGGAAGGCAAAGGAAAATGGATATAGAGCTCGAAGCtcttataaattaatacaaataaatgataagtTCGAAATATTTAAGTTGTTCAATCCAAGTaactataataataatgatattggCGTAGTagtaaacaaatataatgacGAATTTTGTTACAATATAGTTGACTTGTGTGCCGCCCCAGGAAGCTGGTCGCAAGtccttaaaaatatttgtttatacaattattataatatgctatattttataaataaaaataataatatgaatagtGAATTAGATACGTTAGAACATGAagaatttgtaaaaaacttttccttatatataaattttaatgatactttggaaaaaaaaattgataaatttttaaaaaataataaccaCCAAATAAAAGAACCTAAGCTTGTTGCAGTAGATTTACAAGAAATAGGGAAcatgaattatataaatataatacaaggtgatattacaaaaatgtctacaataaatcaaattttaaaatgcaTGAATGGAGATGAGAAGGAAGTTAAGCCATTTCCCGATACTCCTAAGCATGGATGTAATGATGAAAGtgacataaaatataataagattgaaaataatttattaaataaggaaaaggacgaaaaaaaatttgcgTATGCCCATGCAGTTGTAAGTGATGGCGCTCCAGATATTACAGGGATGAATGATATCGATGAATTTATTCAATctcaattaattttatcaagTTTAAAAGTTTGTTGTTCTGTTTTAAAAGTAGGAGgaaattttattagtaaaatatttaggGGAGAATATACAggtttattaatatttcatttaaataaattttttgaaaaaatttatgtttgTAAACCTCAAAGTAGTAGAAATAAAAGTTTAGAATCATTTCTTGtttgtttaaattttgGTTTACCCAAATCAGCTATCACTTctttatttacaaatacAAACGAACTTTGCTATGATtgcaaaaatgaaaatgaactTCGAAATGTGCATATAGAGTCAATTAATGGAAAGGACCAAGATTGTGAAGACTGCCAAGAAGATAAACTTGATAGCGATTTAGATAGCCCAGAAAACGAAAAGGGAAACAACATAAACATAACTAATAATGtgacgaaaaaaaatttagacatttttaatttttattgttcaGATAGTGAtgaagatataaaatattttaattcagacgaagaagaaaatgttaataattatatttcttcaaatttttcatcaaataataaattattttcttttgttgcaacacaaaattattatgattcAGACAAGTCGTATTTATTACCCCAAAACTATATTAGACATGAACCTCAAATTATGCCCTTACAACCTCCATACCTTTTATCATTACAAAATCGGAGAAAGGAAACAAAAAAGGTATAG